One genomic segment of Nocardia spumae includes these proteins:
- a CDS encoding aldo/keto reductase — translation MQYRTLGRTGVQVSALALGAMNFGAIGHTTQDDATAIVDAALEAGINVIDTADRYSQGESEEMVGKAIAGRRDDIVLATKANSPMGTERNHQGSSRRWLATALDDSLRRLGVDHVDLYQIHRWDPRTSDEETLSALTDLQRAGKIRYFGSSTFPAYRIVQAQWAARANRLSRYVTEQPGYSILQRGIETHVLPVTEEYGLGVLAWSPLASGWLSGAVRRDREITTHRAAVLPERFDPDIPSNRARMDAVERLATLADESGLTMIRLALGFVTAHRGVTSAIIGPRTLEHLRSQLAAADTVLAPDILDAIDDIVAPGVDLAPQEKFDTPPSLLDPALRRR, via the coding sequence ATGCAGTACCGCACATTGGGCCGGACCGGTGTACAGGTCAGCGCCCTGGCCCTGGGCGCGATGAACTTCGGCGCCATCGGGCACACCACCCAGGACGACGCGACCGCCATCGTCGATGCCGCGCTCGAGGCCGGAATCAACGTCATCGATACCGCCGACCGCTACAGCCAGGGCGAATCGGAGGAGATGGTCGGCAAGGCCATCGCCGGCCGCCGCGACGACATCGTGCTGGCCACCAAGGCGAATTCGCCGATGGGTACCGAACGCAACCACCAGGGCAGCTCGCGGCGCTGGCTGGCGACCGCCTTGGACGACAGTCTGCGCCGGCTCGGAGTGGACCATGTCGACCTCTATCAGATCCACCGGTGGGATCCGCGCACCAGCGATGAGGAGACACTGTCGGCCCTCACCGATCTGCAACGCGCGGGCAAGATCCGCTACTTCGGGTCCTCGACCTTCCCCGCTTACCGCATCGTGCAAGCGCAATGGGCGGCACGGGCGAACCGGCTGAGCCGCTACGTCACCGAACAGCCCGGCTATTCGATCCTGCAGCGCGGCATCGAAACTCACGTACTGCCGGTGACCGAGGAGTACGGGCTCGGTGTGCTCGCGTGGAGTCCGCTGGCCTCGGGCTGGTTGTCCGGCGCGGTCCGGCGTGACCGGGAGATCACCACCCATCGCGCAGCCGTCCTGCCCGAGCGGTTCGACCCCGATATTCCGTCGAACCGGGCGCGGATGGATGCCGTGGAGCGGCTGGCGACACTGGCCGACGAGTCCGGCCTCACCATGATCCGGCTGGCCCTCGGATTCGTCACCGCGCATCGGGGCGTGACCAGCGCGATCATCGGGCCGCGCACGCTCGAACATCTACGCTCACAGCTGGCCGCCGCCGATACCGTGCTCGCGCCCGACATCCTCGACGCCATCGACGACATCGTCGCTCCCGGAGTCGATCTCGCTCCGCAGGAGAAGTTCGACACACCACCGTCCCTGCTCGACCCGGCACTGCGCCGGCGTTGA
- a CDS encoding LLM class flavin-dependent oxidoreductase, translated as MTRTPRPSFGIMTAPMQVDYHDILEVWRDADDVPEIEHAWLFDHLMPIGGDPDGPILEGWTLLSALAAQTERLRLGLLVTSNRFRPPAVLAKIATTVDIVSGGRLDFGIGAGSRPGHPMAEREYAAHGLPFHDLEHAIGTLAEGLTVIRRLWTETEPFDFHGDYVDLTGAYGNPKPVRRPHPPIMIGGRSSRVLRIAAEHADLWNIPGGGDIDELAGRSALLDRYCAEIGRDPATIIRSIHLPVSYDHPETTRAAVAAAVDAGFSHLVLGLSDPYPPGVARWVADEIVSGSGRL; from the coding sequence ATGACGAGGACCCCTCGGCCGAGCTTCGGCATCATGACCGCTCCGATGCAGGTGGACTACCACGACATCCTCGAGGTGTGGCGGGACGCCGATGACGTCCCGGAGATCGAGCACGCGTGGTTGTTCGACCACCTCATGCCGATCGGTGGTGATCCCGACGGCCCGATTCTCGAAGGCTGGACGCTGCTTTCGGCGCTCGCGGCGCAGACCGAACGGCTGCGTCTCGGACTGCTCGTCACCAGTAACCGATTCCGGCCGCCCGCCGTGCTGGCCAAGATCGCCACCACCGTCGACATCGTGTCGGGCGGACGCCTGGATTTCGGAATCGGCGCGGGTTCGCGACCCGGTCACCCGATGGCCGAACGGGAATACGCCGCACACGGCCTGCCCTTCCACGACCTCGAGCACGCGATCGGCACCCTCGCCGAAGGGCTCACCGTCATCCGGCGTCTGTGGACCGAGACCGAACCGTTCGACTTCCACGGCGACTACGTCGATCTCACCGGCGCGTACGGCAATCCGAAACCGGTGCGGCGACCGCATCCGCCGATCATGATCGGCGGCCGGTCGTCACGGGTGCTGCGCATCGCCGCCGAACACGCCGACCTGTGGAACATCCCCGGAGGCGGCGATATCGACGAGCTCGCCGGCCGCAGCGCGCTGCTCGACCGCTACTGCGCCGAGATCGGCCGCGACCCGGCCACCATCATCCGCTCGATTCACCTGCCGGTCTCCTACGACCACCCCGAAACCACCCGTGCCGCGGTCGCCGCGGCCGTCGACGCCGGTTTCTCCCACCTCGTGCTGGGCCTGTCCGATCCCTATCCGCCCGGAGTCGCCCGCTGGGTCGCCGACGAGATCGTGTCCGGATCGGGCCGCTTGTAG
- a CDS encoding metal-dependent hydrolase family protein encodes MTTVLSGATLWDGLTDAPVGRRDVLVDNGRITRVAEHLAAPPDAEIIDLTGHTLTPGFMDCHTHVTVTPSLVPAIVRSAAATALASIPVLRTMLLNGFTTVRDLMTADPGYNTLDLRDAIAAGLIDGPRMLVAPHLISARGGHGDFSGMLGDQYQGLHRYLEMAAADGCDEIRTRVRAEIRAGADWIKFGATGGFSSPSDDPTRPTYSQEEMDALVATARDLGRHVTPHCYGDEGVRRAVRAGVRSIEHGNLASRDTLQLMIDHGVYLVPTQFTVLDDARRADDDAYWADKPAYKRRKFLRHREALLAGADFVAGSDISIAFGTDAGMFPHDQNWREFPTMVSTGISAARALRSATSVAAELLELDDLGVLAEGRIADIIAMPGDPFTDINLTGRVDFVMKEGVVYKRPDPDTISSATQRATPGG; translated from the coding sequence ATGACGACGGTGCTCAGTGGCGCGACACTGTGGGACGGACTGACCGACGCACCCGTCGGCCGCCGTGACGTACTCGTCGACAACGGCCGGATCACGCGGGTGGCCGAACATCTCGCCGCACCGCCGGATGCCGAGATCATCGATCTGACCGGACATACGCTGACACCGGGTTTCATGGACTGCCACACCCACGTCACGGTGACCCCGTCGCTGGTTCCGGCGATCGTGCGGTCGGCGGCCGCCACCGCCCTGGCGAGTATTCCGGTCCTGCGGACGATGCTGCTGAACGGATTCACCACGGTCCGCGATCTGATGACCGCCGATCCCGGATACAACACCCTCGATCTGCGCGACGCGATCGCCGCCGGATTGATCGACGGGCCCCGGATGCTGGTCGCCCCGCATCTGATCTCCGCACGCGGTGGGCACGGAGATTTCAGCGGGATGCTCGGCGATCAGTACCAGGGCCTGCATCGATATCTCGAAATGGCGGCCGCCGACGGCTGCGACGAGATCCGGACCCGGGTCCGCGCCGAGATCCGCGCGGGTGCGGATTGGATCAAATTCGGTGCCACGGGCGGCTTTTCGAGTCCCTCCGACGACCCCACCCGGCCCACCTACAGCCAGGAGGAGATGGATGCGCTCGTCGCCACCGCCCGCGACCTGGGCCGTCATGTCACCCCGCACTGCTACGGCGACGAAGGCGTGCGCCGGGCGGTCCGCGCGGGGGTGCGCAGTATCGAGCACGGCAATCTCGCGAGCCGCGACACCCTGCAACTGATGATCGATCACGGGGTCTATCTGGTTCCCACCCAGTTCACCGTCCTCGACGACGCCCGCCGCGCCGACGACGACGCCTACTGGGCCGACAAACCCGCCTACAAGCGCCGAAAGTTCCTGCGGCACCGCGAGGCTCTGCTCGCCGGCGCCGATTTCGTTGCCGGCAGCGATATCTCGATCGCCTTCGGTACCGACGCCGGTATGTTCCCGCACGATCAGAACTGGCGTGAATTCCCCACCATGGTCTCCACCGGCATCAGCGCCGCCCGCGCGCTCAGATCCGCCACCAGCGTCGCCGCCGAACTGCTGGAACTCGACGATCTGGGTGTGCTGGCCGAGGGCCGGATCGCCGACATCATCGCCATGCCGGGTGATCCGTTCACCGACATCAACCTGACGGGCCGAGTCGATTTCGTCATGAAGGAGGGGGTGGTCTACAAGCGGCCCGATCCGGACACGATCTCGTCGGCGACCCAGCGGGCGACTCCGGGCGGATAG
- a CDS encoding phosphatase PAP2 family protein, with the protein MSATALIAAVAATLVVLQIVASHKGFEGPLHSLWQDFAGTPKSVSVPWAGLALALVGLSWRRRFRTVGVAVAIDAVCALIRVLSGGPMTVGNGAVIALTGLALVAWLGWEGADKRHALRAAALGALLILATKVGDVWLHFTVMAGPNVRDRYVVLADHAFGEPSWVMGRVIEALGPVVYGVLHWVYIELPVAAMVVAAWQLRKVVATGIWPGHYLVRTFLVLGVVGPVVYLLFPVVGPMFAFGPDGHGLQIGDYWPHIVPPVDYHPKPLPFDNATPRNCMPSMHTAWATAVFLHSRRGADGTPAPRWLRWGGAFWLLATLSATLGFGYHYGADLLAGAVLALTIESVLRAPERGWNRARVALVGAGCALLTGLLLAYRYLAVQMADYPLPAGIIALAAFAGFVWAFHRMWFARTPVTVTAQPVAAL; encoded by the coding sequence CTGTCGGCGACGGCGCTGATCGCCGCTGTCGCGGCCACACTCGTCGTGCTGCAGATCGTGGCCTCCCACAAGGGTTTCGAAGGTCCCCTGCACAGCCTGTGGCAGGACTTCGCCGGGACGCCGAAATCGGTATCGGTGCCGTGGGCCGGGCTGGCGCTGGCGCTGGTCGGGCTGTCGTGGCGGCGGCGGTTCCGCACCGTGGGCGTGGCCGTCGCCATCGACGCCGTCTGCGCGCTGATCCGGGTGCTGTCCGGTGGTCCGATGACCGTCGGCAACGGTGCGGTCATCGCCCTGACCGGCCTCGCGCTGGTGGCGTGGCTGGGCTGGGAAGGCGCGGACAAACGTCATGCGCTGCGGGCGGCCGCCCTCGGCGCGCTGCTGATCCTGGCCACCAAGGTCGGCGATGTCTGGCTGCATTTCACGGTGATGGCCGGTCCGAACGTGCGCGACCGCTATGTGGTGCTGGCCGACCACGCCTTCGGCGAACCCTCATGGGTGATGGGCCGGGTGATCGAAGCCCTCGGACCGGTCGTCTACGGCGTACTGCACTGGGTCTATATCGAATTGCCGGTGGCGGCGATGGTGGTAGCGGCCTGGCAGCTGCGCAAGGTCGTCGCGACCGGAATATGGCCCGGCCACTACCTGGTGCGCACCTTCCTGGTCCTCGGTGTGGTCGGACCCGTGGTCTACCTGCTCTTCCCGGTGGTCGGGCCGATGTTCGCGTTCGGGCCGGACGGGCACGGCCTGCAGATCGGCGACTACTGGCCGCATATCGTGCCGCCGGTCGACTACCACCCGAAACCACTGCCGTTCGACAACGCCACCCCGCGCAACTGCATGCCGTCCATGCACACCGCGTGGGCGACCGCGGTTTTCCTGCATTCGCGCCGCGGCGCCGACGGCACGCCGGCGCCGCGCTGGCTGCGGTGGGGCGGCGCCTTCTGGTTGCTGGCGACGCTGTCGGCGACGCTCGGATTCGGCTATCACTACGGGGCCGATCTGCTCGCCGGTGCGGTGCTGGCGCTGACGATCGAATCGGTGCTGCGCGCGCCGGAACGCGGCTGGAACCGCGCTCGTGTCGCCCTGGTCGGCGCCGGATGCGCCCTGCTGACCGGGCTGCTGCTGGCGTACCGGTACCTGGCGGTGCAGATGGCCGACTATCCGCTGCCGGCCGGAATCATCGCGCTCGCGGCGTTCGCGGGCTTCGTCTGGGCCTTCCATCGCATGTGGTTCGCGCGCACACCGGTCACCGTGACCGCGCAACCGGTGGCCGCGCTCTGA
- the mnhG gene encoding monovalent cation/H(+) antiporter subunit G yields MNAVDTVLNWISYVVILVGAFLAATAAIAIMRFPDTLTRMHAATKPQVTGLILILVGAAIQLRGHPNVWMLVLTGLFTLVTAPAIAHLVGRTAYREQRHRDGLLLVNELGDEGIDDD; encoded by the coding sequence ATGAACGCCGTCGATACCGTCCTGAACTGGATCTCGTATGTGGTGATCCTGGTCGGCGCCTTCCTCGCGGCCACCGCCGCCATCGCGATCATGCGCTTTCCCGACACCCTGACCCGTATGCACGCGGCGACCAAACCGCAGGTCACCGGGCTCATCCTGATTCTCGTCGGCGCCGCGATCCAGTTGCGGGGCCATCCCAACGTGTGGATGCTGGTGCTGACGGGTCTGTTCACCCTGGTCACCGCACCCGCCATCGCCCACCTGGTGGGCCGGACCGCCTATCGGGAGCAGCGTCACCGCGACGGCCTGCTGCTGGTCAACGAACTGGGTGACGAGGGCATCGACGACGACTGA
- a CDS encoding monovalent cation/H+ antiporter complex subunit F produces MTVVAIVAGVLLGAAAVFTSYRVLAGPGTLDRVVGIDSLVCIAAAGLAVWAAFSDDTAVVPGIVALALVGFLGSAAVTRFRVRDDR; encoded by the coding sequence ATGACGGTCGTCGCGATCGTGGCGGGGGTGCTGCTCGGGGCGGCCGCCGTCTTCACCTCGTATCGGGTGCTGGCCGGGCCGGGCACGCTGGACCGGGTGGTCGGCATCGATTCGCTGGTGTGCATCGCGGCGGCCGGATTGGCGGTGTGGGCCGCGTTCAGTGACGACACCGCGGTGGTTCCGGGCATCGTGGCGCTCGCGCTGGTCGGTTTCCTCGGTTCGGCGGCGGTCACCCGATTCCGGGTTCGGGACGACCGATGA
- a CDS encoding Na+/H+ antiporter subunit E yields the protein MNRERLVRVGVLIWLAVVYTALWGNASVANMLGGLVVGVLIMVLLPLPRVPVTGGLHLLPLLQVIFLTAYYAIESSFQIAWFAVRPAGAPVSGVLRVRLAIGSDLVLVLCADVLNLIPGTMVLELDRATGTAWVHVLDVGSDASVEEFYRITRRLEGLLVRAFERKPLPEEAS from the coding sequence ATGAACCGGGAACGCTTGGTCCGCGTCGGCGTGCTGATCTGGCTGGCGGTGGTCTACACCGCGCTGTGGGGTAATGCCAGCGTGGCGAATATGCTCGGCGGTCTCGTCGTCGGCGTGCTGATCATGGTGCTGCTGCCGCTGCCGCGGGTGCCGGTGACCGGTGGGCTGCATCTGCTGCCGCTGCTCCAGGTGATCTTCCTGACCGCGTACTACGCCATCGAATCCAGTTTCCAGATCGCCTGGTTCGCGGTGCGGCCGGCCGGTGCTCCGGTATCCGGTGTGTTGCGGGTCCGGCTGGCCATCGGCTCGGATCTGGTGTTGGTGCTGTGCGCCGACGTCCTCAACCTGATTCCGGGCACCATGGTCCTCGAACTGGACCGCGCGACCGGGACGGCGTGGGTACACGTCCTCGATGTCGGCAGCGACGCCTCGGTCGAGGAGTTCTACCGCATCACCCGGCGGCTGGAAGGGCTGCTGGTCCGCGCCTTCGAACGCAAACCACTACCGGAGGAGGCATCGTGA
- a CDS encoding Na+/H+ antiporter subunit D: MSLSPGLLPALCPLPVLIPLLTAAATLIVGRKARVQQAISVAALTAGVAISGVLLYLADRDGMGVVQVGGWDSPIGITLVVDRLSAAMLLVSSIVLLAVLIYAVGQGISDGTERQPTSIFQPTYLILSAGVSIAFLAGDLFNLFVGFEVLLAASFVLLTLGASADRVRAGVSYVMVSMVSSLIFLTGIALAYAATGTLNLADMSVRMASVPLGVRSAICAVLLVAFGIKAAVFPLSNWLPDSYPTAPAPVTAVFAGLLTKVGVYAIIRVHALLLPVGTFDGILLVCGLLTMVIGILGAIAQSDIKRLLSFTLVSHIGYLMFGVGLNSVAGTTGTVFYVAHHILVQTTLFLVVGLIERQAGSASLSRLGGLLAASPALALLFGIPALNLGGIPPLSGFIGKVRLLQAGAADGSVLAWMLIAGAVTTSLLTLYVMARVWSKAFWRPRIQAPEGALAHATPSALIDESTDVRFDDREDPGRMPRLMVVPTVALIAVGLALTVFAGPILGIAQRAAEDLGNPQRYVETVLGPGGGR; the protein is encoded by the coding sequence ATGAGCCTGTCCCCCGGCCTGTTACCCGCCCTGTGCCCGCTACCGGTACTGATTCCGCTGCTCACCGCGGCCGCGACCCTGATCGTGGGCCGCAAGGCGCGGGTACAACAGGCGATCTCGGTGGCCGCGCTGACCGCGGGCGTGGCGATCTCCGGGGTGCTGCTGTATCTGGCCGACCGCGACGGTATGGGTGTGGTGCAGGTCGGCGGCTGGGATTCGCCGATCGGCATCACCCTGGTGGTCGACCGCTTGTCGGCGGCGATGCTGCTCGTCTCGTCGATCGTGCTGCTGGCGGTGTTGATCTACGCGGTCGGGCAGGGTATCAGCGACGGTACCGAACGCCAGCCGACCTCGATCTTCCAGCCGACATATCTGATTCTGAGCGCGGGGGTCTCGATCGCGTTCCTCGCCGGAGATCTGTTCAATCTGTTCGTCGGATTCGAGGTACTGCTGGCCGCCTCGTTCGTCCTGTTGACGTTGGGCGCCAGTGCCGATCGGGTACGGGCCGGGGTCTCGTACGTGATGGTGTCGATGGTGTCGTCGCTGATCTTCCTCACCGGGATCGCGCTGGCGTACGCGGCGACCGGCACCCTGAATCTCGCCGATATGTCGGTCCGCATGGCGTCGGTACCGCTGGGGGTGCGCAGCGCGATCTGCGCGGTGTTGCTGGTGGCCTTCGGCATCAAGGCGGCGGTGTTCCCGCTGTCGAACTGGCTGCCCGATTCCTATCCGACCGCGCCCGCCCCGGTCACCGCGGTCTTCGCCGGCTTGCTGACGAAAGTCGGTGTGTACGCGATCATCCGGGTGCACGCGCTGTTGCTGCCGGTCGGCACTTTCGACGGGATCCTGCTGGTCTGCGGCCTGCTCACCATGGTGATCGGCATCCTGGGCGCGATCGCGCAGAGCGATATCAAGCGATTGCTGTCGTTCACCCTGGTCAGCCACATCGGTTATCTGATGTTCGGGGTCGGGCTGAATTCCGTCGCCGGCACCACCGGCACGGTGTTCTACGTGGCGCACCACATTCTGGTGCAGACGACATTGTTCCTGGTGGTGGGGTTGATCGAACGGCAGGCCGGATCGGCGTCGCTGAGCCGGTTGGGCGGGCTGCTGGCGGCCAGTCCCGCACTGGCCCTGCTCTTCGGGATTCCGGCACTCAATCTCGGAGGTATCCCGCCGCTGTCCGGCTTCATCGGCAAGGTGCGCCTGCTGCAGGCGGGCGCCGCCGATGGCAGTGTGCTGGCCTGGATGCTGATCGCCGGTGCGGTGACGACGAGTCTGCTGACCCTGTACGTGATGGCGCGGGTGTGGAGTAAGGCGTTCTGGCGGCCGCGCATTCAAGCGCCGGAAGGCGCGCTGGCCCACGCGACTCCCTCGGCGCTGATCGATGAATCCACCGATGTGCGGTTCGACGACCGCGAGGATCCGGGCCGGATGCCCCGGCTGATGGTGGTGCCGACCGTCGCCTTGATCGCGGTGGGCCTGGCACTGACCGTATTCGCCGGGCCGATTCTCGGGATCGCGCAGCGCGCCGCCGAGGATCTGGGGAATCCGCAACGCTATGTGGAAACCGTGCTGGGGCCGGGAGGTGGCCGATGA
- a CDS encoding Na(+)/H(+) antiporter subunit C yields MSANITMLALIGIMVACGVYLVLERAVSKMLLGLILFGNAVNLLILTLGGPDGRPPILGESDRRHHEPADPLAQAMILTSIVITMGLAAFVLALAYRAFALTTTERVEDDPEDVKVAAKREGEDPEQ; encoded by the coding sequence ATGAGCGCGAACATCACCATGCTGGCCCTGATCGGGATCATGGTCGCCTGCGGGGTGTACCTGGTGCTCGAACGCGCGGTGTCGAAGATGCTGCTGGGTTTGATCCTGTTCGGCAACGCGGTGAACCTGCTGATCCTCACCCTGGGTGGTCCGGACGGACGGCCGCCCATTCTCGGTGAATCCGATCGGCGGCATCACGAACCGGCCGATCCGCTGGCCCAGGCGATGATCCTCACTTCGATCGTCATCACGATGGGACTGGCGGCCTTCGTCCTCGCCCTCGCCTATCGAGCGTTCGCCCTGACCACCACCGAACGGGTCGAGGACGACCCCGAGGATGTGAAGGTCGCCGCGAAGCGGGAAGGCGAGGATCCCGAGCAATGA
- a CDS encoding Na+/H+ antiporter subunit A, with protein sequence MLAILLAHALAALLAPPAVRVLGRRGFYPIALAPLAGLVWVIANWNSGSEVHITWAPEIHMNLDLRLDSLASIMSVLILGVGALVLAYCAGYFDDDDRPRLGIFAGYLVAFAGAMFGLVVSDNMLVMFTFWEITTVLSFLLVGHHAEQSTGRRAALQALLVTGAGGLAMLVGLVLLGQRCGSYLLSEVVVRADPHDWSTGIAVVLILIGAVSKSAIVPLHFWLPGAMIAPTPVSAYLHAAAMVKAGIYLVARLAPGLAESPAWHPIVLTLGVLSMLLAGLRSLQVYDLKLVLAFGTVSQLGFLLVLVGLGTPEAALAGEAMLVAHALFKGCLFMVVGIIDHSAGTRDLRRLSGIGRRAPVLCTITVLAALSMAGIAPLFGFVGKESAFSAVLSAENLSTPVRIVVDIGIVVGSMLTVGYSARLVWGAFGTKRATEGVPEPEPPWHRPAALFVAPPAVLAAASLAAGLVAPWMDRVLAPYARTLPGTLNAHLALWHGWGAPLTLTLIAIACGLVLFEIRDRIGESLHPRLGNADRVYDATLRAMDQLSLRMTGATQRGSLPLNQGLILVTVVVLPAVLLFTGARAPISVRAWDSGLQVVIGAIMAAMALGATMMRNRLASVLLVGVTGYGCGVLFALHGAPDLALTQFLVETLTLVIFVLVLRRFSAEIEPDRTAALKVRRAILAAAVGVAVVIVAAFATAARSTEPIWHRIPGAAYSFGGGKNAVNVLLVDIRAWDTLGEISVLVVAATGVASLMFRSRRFGTLPRVSDAPDYNPDPDRSYWLRASPLVAPRDRSMVMAMTTRMLFPTIMVLSAYFFFAGHNAPGGGFAGGLTAGLALVLRYLAGGRYELAEALPVDAGHVLGAGLVLSAGTATGSLLLGAPPLSSAIIEVTLPVLGHIKFVTAMLFDLGVYLIVVGLVLDVLRSLGARLDTELIADRARRGGTTPSSKGGTR encoded by the coding sequence TTGCTCGCTATCCTGCTCGCCCATGCCCTGGCCGCCCTGCTCGCACCACCCGCCGTGCGCGTACTGGGCAGGCGTGGCTTCTACCCGATCGCACTGGCACCGCTGGCGGGCCTGGTATGGGTGATCGCCAACTGGAACAGCGGGAGCGAGGTCCACATCACCTGGGCGCCCGAGATCCACATGAATCTCGACCTGCGCCTCGACAGCCTGGCCTCGATCATGTCGGTGCTGATACTCGGGGTCGGGGCGCTGGTATTGGCCTACTGCGCCGGATATTTCGACGACGACGATCGACCACGGCTGGGGATCTTCGCCGGATATCTGGTGGCCTTCGCCGGCGCCATGTTCGGCCTGGTCGTCAGCGACAACATGCTGGTGATGTTCACCTTCTGGGAGATCACCACGGTGCTGTCGTTCCTGCTGGTCGGTCATCACGCCGAACAGAGCACCGGGCGGCGGGCGGCGCTGCAGGCGCTGCTGGTCACCGGCGCGGGCGGGCTCGCGATGCTGGTCGGCCTGGTGCTGCTGGGCCAGCGCTGCGGTAGCTATCTGCTCTCGGAGGTAGTGGTCCGGGCCGATCCGCACGACTGGTCGACCGGTATCGCCGTGGTGCTGATCCTGATCGGCGCCGTGAGCAAATCCGCGATCGTGCCACTGCATTTCTGGCTGCCCGGCGCGATGATCGCGCCCACTCCGGTCAGTGCCTACCTGCATGCCGCGGCGATGGTGAAGGCCGGTATCTATCTTGTGGCCCGGCTCGCACCGGGGCTGGCCGAATCGCCGGCGTGGCATCCGATCGTGCTCACCCTGGGCGTGCTGTCGATGCTGCTGGCCGGCCTTCGATCGTTGCAGGTCTACGACCTGAAGCTGGTCCTCGCCTTCGGCACCGTGAGTCAACTGGGATTCCTGCTGGTCCTGGTGGGCCTCGGCACTCCGGAGGCGGCGCTGGCCGGCGAGGCGATGCTCGTCGCGCACGCCCTGTTCAAGGGCTGTCTGTTCATGGTGGTCGGCATCATCGATCACAGTGCGGGGACCCGGGATCTGCGGCGTCTGTCCGGAATCGGGCGCCGGGCACCGGTGCTGTGCACCATCACGGTGCTGGCGGCGCTGAGTATGGCCGGGATCGCGCCGCTGTTCGGATTCGTCGGTAAGGAGAGCGCGTTCTCGGCCGTCCTGAGCGCGGAGAATCTGAGCACGCCGGTCCGCATCGTGGTCGATATCGGGATCGTGGTCGGCTCGATGCTGACCGTCGGTTACAGCGCGCGACTGGTGTGGGGCGCGTTCGGCACCAAGCGCGCCACCGAGGGCGTGCCGGAACCGGAACCGCCCTGGCACCGCCCGGCGGCGCTGTTCGTCGCACCGCCCGCGGTGCTGGCGGCGGCCTCACTGGCCGCGGGTCTGGTCGCGCCCTGGATGGATCGGGTGCTGGCGCCCTATGCCCGCACCCTGCCCGGAACCCTGAACGCCCATCTGGCGCTGTGGCACGGCTGGGGCGCGCCGCTGACCCTGACGCTGATCGCCATCGCCTGCGGTCTGGTCCTGTTCGAAATCCGTGACCGCATCGGCGAATCGTTGCATCCACGACTGGGCAACGCCGACCGGGTCTACGACGCCACCCTGCGCGCGATGGATCAGTTGTCGCTGCGGATGACCGGTGCGACCCAGCGCGGTTCACTGCCGCTGAATCAGGGCCTGATCCTGGTCACCGTCGTGGTGCTGCCCGCGGTGCTGTTGTTCACCGGCGCTCGGGCGCCGATCTCGGTGCGCGCCTGGGATTCCGGACTGCAGGTGGTGATCGGCGCGATCATGGCCGCGATGGCGCTGGGCGCCACGATGATGCGCAACCGCCTCGCGAGTGTGCTGCTGGTCGGTGTCACCGGCTACGGCTGCGGTGTGCTGTTCGCCCTGCACGGCGCTCCCGATCTGGCGCTGACCCAGTTCCTGGTCGAGACCCTGACTCTGGTGATCTTCGTCCTGGTGCTGCGCAGATTCTCCGCGGAGATCGAACCCGATCGCACGGCGGCGCTGAAGGTGCGCCGCGCGATCCTCGCGGCCGCGGTCGGGGTGGCGGTGGTGATCGTGGCCGCATTCGCCACCGCGGCCCGCAGCACCGAGCCGATCTGGCATCGAATCCCCGGCGCGGCCTACAGTTTCGGCGGCGGTAAGAACGCGGTGAACGTACTGCTGGTGGACATTCGCGCCTGGGACACCCTGGGTGAGATCTCGGTGCTGGTCGTGGCCGCTACCGGCGTCGCCTCGCTGATGTTCCGCAGCCGCCGCTTCGGCACCCTGCCGCGGGTCTCCGACGCTCCCGACTACAACCCCGATCCGGACCGGTCCTATTGGTTGCGGGCCAGCCCGCTGGTGGCGCCGCGCGACCGCTCGATGGTCATGGCGATGACCACCCGGATGCTGTTCCCGACCATCATGGTGTTGTCGGCCTACTTCTTCTTCGCCGGGCACAATGCGCCCGGCGGCGGTTTCGCGGGCGGACTCACGGCCGGATTGGCACTGGTCCTGCGCTATCTGGCCGGCGGGCGCTACGAACTGGCCGAGGCGCTGCCGGTGGACGCCGGACATGTGCTGGGCGCCGGGCTCGTCCTGTCGGCGGGTACCGCCACCGGCTCACTGCTGCTGGGCGCGCCGCCGCTGTCCTCGGCGATCATCGAGGTCACCCTGCCGGTGCTGGGGCACATCAAATTCGTCACCGCCATGCTGTTCGACCTCGGCGTGTACCTGATCGTGGTGGGCCTGGTCCTGGATGTGCTGCGCAGCCTGGGTGCCCGGCTCGACACCGAACTCATCGCCGACCGGGCCCGGCGCGGCGGCACGACACCGTCGTCGAAGGGAGGGACGCGATGA